The Afipia felis ATCC 53690 genome includes the window CGTCCGCCTTCAAGCGCTACCAGCTTGTTCTCGACGCGCGGATCAAGGCGATCGAGATGCGCGATGGGCCGCCGCAACCGGGCGACGACATCCTGCTCTCCGTCATCACCGACGGCCGCCATGCCGCGATCGACCTGCGTCTGGTCGATCCGGACAACGACAACGAGCCGGACAACAAGCTGAACCTGCTCGTCGCCAACGCCCTGCGCATCTGGCAGGAGACGTCGGCGAACAGCTACGTGCGCGCCGACGGCAAGCCTTACGAGCTGCCCGGCGCCGCGCAGATGATATTCTCCGATCTCGGCACCATCAACGTCGAGAAGACACGCGGCTTCTCGGCCTATCGCTGGATCAGAGACGAGCTCATCCGCCTCGGCGTGCCGGCGTCCGAGATCGCCTTCATGCAGGACTTCAAGAAGTCCGAGGCCAAGCAGCGCCTGTTCGGCGATGTGCGCGCCGGCAAGGTCCGCTTCCTCATCGGCTCGTCCGACACGATGGGCACCGGCGTCAACGCACAGCTTCGGCTGAAGGCGCTCCATCACCTCGATGTGCCGTGGCTGCCGTCGCAGATCGCGCAGCGCGAGGGCCGGATCGAGCGGCAGGGCAATCAGCACGACGTCATCGACATCTTCGCCTATGCCACCGAGGGCTCGCTCGACGCCAGCATGTGGCAGAACAATGAGCGCAAGGCCCGCTTCATCGCCGCCGCGCTCTCGGGCGACACGTCGATCCGCCGGCTCGAGGATCTCGGCGAAGGCCAGGCCAACCAGTTCGCCATGGCCAAGGCGATCGCCAGCGGTGACCAGCGGCTGATGCAGAAGGCCGGGTTAGAGGCCGACATCGCCCGGTTCGAGCGCCTGCGCGCCGCGCATATCGACGACCAGCACGCGGTTCGCCGGCAGATCCGCGACGCCGAGCGCGACATCGAGTTCGCGACGCGGCGGATCGCGGAAGTCGGCGAGGATATCGAGCGCCGCGTTCCCACAACGGGCGATGCCTTCGCCGCGAGCATCGCCGGCAAGCGCCATCTCGAGCGCAAGGAGGCTGGCCGCGCGCTGATGAAGGAAATCCTGACCCTGGTGCAGCTTCAGCAGGAGGGCGAGAGCACCATTGCCGTGATCGGCGGCTTTGACCTCGACTATACCGGCGAGCGCTTCTGCCGCGACGGTTACCGGTACAGCACCGCCCTGATCCGCACCGGCGCCGAGGTTGAGATCGAGTTGCCCGTCACCGTGACGCCGCTCGGCGCGATCTCCCGCCTCGAGCATGCGCTCGATGATTTCGAGGGTGAGCGGGAGCGCTATCGCCAGCGTCTCGCCGACGCGCATCGCCGACTTGCCTCCTACCGGTCGCGCGAGGACGGCGATTTCGCGTTCGCCGCGGAGCTCGCCGAGAAGCGCCGCCAGTTGGCGGAGGTGCAAGCTGACCTTGCGAATGATAGAGAAAGTCGCAACGATTGGATCGCGGCGTAAGCGTTCTATCGCGACAACCGGTTCTCGTCGTCGATCAGGACGAGACGGGCCGGGGCGTTGCCGCTCCATCGCCAGAGCACGAGGTTTAGATCCGTTGCGCTCGCGCCTGTCGCAAAGCTTTTGACTAGCAGACCGTTAAATCCGGCGGTGATAAGTCGCCTTGCAAAGGCCTGTGTCTTCGCCTCTCCGTTCGCTTTCATCTGATCACGCCACGTCGCGTCTGCGAGCGTGGCGGCGTCCACCCCCTCAGCCATGAGTGCGGCCTCGTCTTGGGTATCGAAGATATTTTCGATCTCCGCGTCATAGGAGACGAGTGTCGTCGGTTGCAGGTTGCCGACCTGGTTGGCTTCCCTCAGCGCAGTCATTATGGACAGTGAAGAATAAAGCGCTGGCACGCCTTTTGGATTGAACCGACCACCGTAGAGCTCAGCGCCAAGTCCCGACAGCGGCTCGCGTGCATAGATTGGGTTCAATGCCCGATAGAGTTTTCCTTCGTAGCGGAGTGGCACGGTCAGGCGTGCACGCCGGCGTCGACTGCATCAATATAGTCGAGTACGTCGTCGGCCCGACCGCAGCGCACGAGCTGCATCGCGGTCTGGCCCGAGAAACCGG containing:
- a CDS encoding RES family NAD+ phosphorylase; amino-acid sequence: MPLRYEGKLYRALNPIYAREPLSGLGAELYGGRFNPKGVPALYSSLSIMTALREANQVGNLQPTTLVSYDAEIENIFDTQDEAALMAEGVDAATLADATWRDQMKANGEAKTQAFARRLITAGFNGLLVKSFATGASATDLNLVLWRWSGNAPARLVLIDDENRLSR